The sequence atgtttttcttttttccagatgagAATTTGGAAGTCTTCCCAGATTTTGAAGTTCCTGCAAATACCCAAAGGGATTTAGTAGATGGCAATGAAGATTTTACATCAAATGATGCCACTGCAATAATGAAAGGAGACTTTGGGAAAGGTACTCTGATAATATACACAGATAGGATAAACAGGAATCCCTCCTGCATATACAGTGGTACTGAAGGTGCTGCTTATACAGCTAAGGGTTTAAACCAGTACTCCACATCTCAGGTATGTACAGCGAACAAAGAAGGCCAAAGgaaacctgaaaatatttttctttcagctaagGAAACTACTTCTGACTCAGAGCCAGGCAATACAGAATGTACatcagaagaatttaaaatatccaAGGAAGTTTTATTAAAAGACAATAGCCTTGCGGCAGATGTTACCTATGAAGACACGAAACCTAGCAATAAGGATTCCCACGAAAGCGAGCCCGTGTTAATTGTCAGTGCTCAGTATGAGTGTGGAGCATGTGGAACTGATGGCTTGGAAAACAGGACTGAAATACATAAACCAGCTGAATCTGGTCATCCTGAGACTAATTTCACTTCGTCTGAGCTTGCACTGAATGAGTTAAGCAGTCTTGAAAAAACAGGAAATCCAGACACCAAGGCTCTGCTCCCCGTTTTGAAAGCTTTGCCCACCCACAGCTTTGAAGTGAAATTGCTCACAAAGGAGCAACGAGGTGAGGAGTGTGAAGAATTTACCCTGCTGTCAGGGGTTATAAAAAGATCCTCCTCTATAATATCTGATTCAGGCATTGAAAGCGAACCAAGTTCGGTGGCGTGGTCTGATGCTCGAAGCCGGGCATTGGAGCTGCCCAGCGATCGAGAGATCCTGCACCATTTGGTACGAAGACATGCCATCCACCGAAATTCCCTGGAAGGTGGCCACACAGAAAGCAATACCAGCTTGCCCAGTGGGATCCAAGCGTCGCTCACATCCATTAGCTCTTTGCCCTtcgaggaagaggagagggaagtgGAGCTTACCAAGCTGACCAAATCTGTCTCAGCTCCTCAGATCAGTAGCCCAGAAGAGCCTGCGGAGGAGGTGGATATATCCAAACACAGTGAAGCAACCTCAGGAGATTCAGAAGGGAACTTAAAAAGTTGCACAGAAACAGAAGGTGGAGGTAGGCAATTAGTTCTGGACTTTTCTGGGTGTCAGATCACCACTGAAAATGGACAACTAGAACCAAGAGGACATCCCAAACCCTCTGTCAAACATGGTAGCAGTAACATTGAGTTacaaggggaggaggagaaggaaggtttTCCAGAGACTTACAGTAGTTTGGAAAGTGCAAGACCACCCGTTTGTCCAAAGCAGCTCAGAGATAACGTCTCTGAAAGCCACTCACTGGAGAGCAATGCTGAGTGCAGCTTAAAAACACCAAGGGCTTGTAACTACTTGGACAAAAATATAGATAAGTTTGATACATGCATCAAGGATCCAAAGGATAAACTTAAGCTGGactgtttaaaaatgcaacaaGGTTTTTACTCCAATAGCAGAACTTCAGGTGAGGAGAGTTTCTCACAGAGCATAAAGCTGGTACCAGATTTTTGCTATCCTGTTCCAGCTCCTTCAGAGACCTCAGCTGAATTTGGCTCAATGCAAGGAGAGTGTGGCAGCTCTCTTGGTGATGAGAGCCCAGCAGCATATGCAGAAATGCAGGGGTTACAAGAAATCGAGCTCAACAACTCACCTGCGTCAGCAGACCCTGATGCAGGATCCTACCAGGCTGAATATCCTCAGGAACCCGAGAGCCAAGAGCAGAAACTTGTAACTAATGGCACCGGGTTTCACTCAGCGACGGCAGAGGGAGTAGcgctggaaagcagaaaggctgTTGATGTCGTTAACCTGTCTGTCTCTTGCACAGCCACgtgtcttcccttttcttctgttctcaaaGAAACCCCTGCTATGGTCGGCTTCTCTGCAAAGCAGGCTGCATTCCCTATCACGCGTCAGCCTCTGGGCTCTTTCGGAGTTGTCTCTTCTAATTCAAATGAAGTAGATGAAGAGACCAATGAAAGGATGCTGAAGTAAGAATGTCTAATTACTTTCTTCATTAATGTTACTATAATGCCAAGAGACCCTGACAAAGTTCAGGGCCCTAATACAGTAAGCATAGGGTAAGCTTGAGTTCAGAGACATCCAAAATAAATAGTCCAAAGAGACAAATGTTTTATATAGAATAAATAATCTAAATAAACAGGAAGGATGAAAACACAGAGACACCGAGATCAtcaaagatggaagaaaattaactctatcccagccaaactcACCACAAATACTTGTGAAAATCAGTAAGATTTAGGTATCTAAACAGTCTTTAAGATCTAGTCCTCCATGAAGCCGATGTTAACCAGACTTGAGTATTGATCCCAGATAGCTGGCTCATTCTGGCAGTGCCATAgcttgtttctctcttctgcttaaATAATTGCACTCAGTAGCTAAACTGTGAAGCAGGAGCACAGATTGGCTGGTAGGATCTCGGCTTCAGCTTCTCAGATTGGAAAAATAGGAGAATTGGCATCTTGGGTAGCTGGAGaagagacttttttccttctttttttttgttcttcattgcCCATGGCCACATCATGGCCTTGGTTTCGCGGTGGCCCATTTCACAGACTGACATGCTGGCACATGTATAATTTTGTTACACTTTGTTGTCTGTGTTGTACTgagggaaaacagcagcatggGAATTTATCACCCCATTCAGCTGCCAAAAATGTTGGCTCTCTGCATGTGCATTCATTTGCAACCCAaggctttattttcatttttttgaaagcatctTGAGATTCGTTTTATAGACCCTGCTGTAAGTCCTGCTTAATCTAAGCACAAAATGCGTTCCttctttgtgaagaaaaatacttaagcATGCATTCATGCACATAAATCCAGGACCTCCAGGCCCATGGCCTGAACACTAGATTTTTCATTCTTAAGTCCCTTTAAAGTCAGTAGGGCTGATTATAAGTTATTGCTTACCATTATATCAAGTGGATTTAAGCTATCCCCAAGCTTTAAAGGTTTGTATCTCCTAACCTGGTCCATCCCAGTTTTATACCTAATTCTACACTTACATTGTGATTATTAATTCCTAAAAGCTCTAGATAACTTTTGCTAAGTCAAAAAGCCACTGAAGAGTTTGGCACCTTTAGCCAACAGAATGCTTCAGGGTGAATTAGTGTGTCAAATTTTAGGCCCTGAGAAGGAAAGGGGTTAGCTTAATTCTTTAAGCACTGAGCTGCTCTTCCTCTTAGCTactaaatgttttcaaaagaactcaaaaccaaaccaagccaAACTTATTTACCATATGAGGTGCATACATTAACTCCACAGTCTGAGGAATGGGGAGAATACCTTCTATCTGCCTATAAATGCATCTGATGCTAGCAAAAtgataaatttttcatttcagtatctATAAGACTGATGACATCGTTAAGATGCAAAATTGCTAATTCATTATCTTAGTCTTATTGTTATGGGCCACCGgaaggttattttttttgtaaatcctTCTTTCCTCTGGCAGGTGTGAGGTGCTAATGGGCTTTAGCTATTCCCTGTATGTAGGAAAATCACTCAGATTTTCTTCCCTGCACCCTGATTTCTCTGAATCAGAATAGATAAGGAACAGTATCCAGGTCTCTTCTTGAAAGCTGCAAACATAACTTCTTGCAAAAACCAGCCTCCTCATTTATAGTTTGAAGGTTTATTGTTGAACACCCAGTTCTATTGTGATTAATTAATGTATTCTCCAGTTTTTATCAGgccaaagaaaaatttaaaaaagaaatgaagattgAAGGATTTCTGTACAGTGACTTATCTGTACTAGCTTCTGATATCCCATATTTTCcaccagaggaagaggaagaaaatttggATGATGGAATTCACCTGGTTGTCTGTGTCCATGGATTGGATGGTAAGGCCAGGAGGAATTGCTGTTTGCAAGTCGTTTTGgtgtaaacaagaaaaagggCAGATGTTCAGCAAGTATGAAAGAATGGAGAGTCTAAGGAAAGTATTTATCTTAGCTAAGTGTTTAGTCCTTATTATGTTATTCAGTCCATTGTAATAAAGGATCTAGgagaatattaaatatttgttctaaGAAATGTGTGCTGCAactttatttgttgttgtttaaacaGAATTCTATACCAAAGTACATCAGTCCTGTGTACAGGAGGCAAGCATTACAGTAAATCTTCTTGGCTCTCTGCAGATGCTTGGTTGTTTTGCAGCATGTCACCAGgatgaaaacattatttaaaaccCCTCCACACTGTTATAGGGTAGATAGTGGCCAGCTTTAGAAAGTGGGagaataaaaatcattattcgCTGTAGAGGAAGCATGGCCTGGAATTTTTTAGATACATGCTTttctaagcagaaaaagagaaacgTTAAACTTAAAACTTCTCTTGACAAGTCATTGATATCAATGGCAAAGATGTAGGTGTTAACCTTGAAACTACGGAGAAGGAGGGATA comes from Grus americana isolate bGruAme1 chromosome 2, bGruAme1.mat, whole genome shotgun sequence and encodes:
- the FAM135B gene encoding protein FAM135B, coding for MSEVQGTVEFSVELHKFHNVDLFQRGYYQIRAGLKIPSRIPHRLFATIAGQTGDSSLCSACVHENNVYSRIFQILYRNEEIILNESMNFRVHLLLDGERVEDALSEADFQLKLDLHFTDSEQQLRDVPAIPMISSRTLCLHFHPRRGLHHHVPVMFDYFHLSVISVTVHASLVALHQPLISFARPGKGSWLGKGSLEVGPDQSSMSLENLVFGAGYCKPTSSEGSFYVPSENCMQHAYKWHKDLCLLLFNAQRGLHMYYTLIMKEIPDLPQLKLEELSVEETLSQLCTELQLLSNPEKIAEQISKDLTWLCSHLLALWTQFLEVATLHPEVTAYLTQEHHMLRVRRFSEAFFYTEHQKLAVLTFQEGLIQSHGQISTEIRNSEYFTSMPPLPAECLDIDGDWNTLPVIFEDRYMDMPCKDENLEVFPDFEVPANTQRDLVDGNEDFTSNDATAIMKGDFGKGTLIIYTDRINRNPSCIYSGTEGAAYTAKGLNQYSTSQVCTANKEGQRKPENIFLSAKETTSDSEPGNTECTSEEFKISKEVLLKDNSLAADVTYEDTKPSNKDSHESEPVLIVSAQYECGACGTDGLENRTEIHKPAESGHPETNFTSSELALNELSSLEKTGNPDTKALLPVLKALPTHSFEVKLLTKEQRGEECEEFTLLSGVIKRSSSIISDSGIESEPSSVAWSDARSRALELPSDREILHHLVRRHAIHRNSLEGGHTESNTSLPSGIQASLTSISSLPFEEEEREVELTKLTKSVSAPQISSPEEPAEEVDISKHSEATSGDSEGNLKSCTETEGGGRQLVLDFSGCQITTENGQLEPRGHPKPSVKHGSSNIELQGEEEKEGFPETYSSLESARPPVCPKQLRDNVSESHSLESNAECSLKTPRACNYLDKNIDKFDTCIKDPKDKLKLDCLKMQQGFYSNSRTSGEESFSQSIKLVPDFCYPVPAPSETSAEFGSMQGECGSSLGDESPAAYAEMQGLQEIELNNSPASADPDAGSYQAEYPQEPESQEQKLVTNGTGFHSATAEGVALESRKAVDVVNLSVSCTATCLPFSSVLKETPAMVGFSAKQAAFPITRQPLGSFGVVSSNSNEVDEETNERMLNFYQAKEKFKKEMKIEGFLYSDLSVLASDIPYFPPEEEEENLDDGIHLVVCVHGLDGNSADLRLVKTFIELGLPGGKLDFLMSERNQTDTFADFDTMTDRLLDEIIQHIQLYNLSISRISFIGHSLGNVIIRSVLTRPRFRYYLNKLHTFLSLSGPHLGTLYNNSTLVSTGLWLMQKLKKSGSLLQLTFRDNADLRKCFLYQLSQKTGLQYFKNVVLVASPQDRYVPFHSARIEMCKNALKDRHTGPVYAEMINNLLQPLIGAKDCTLIRHNVFHALPNTANTLIGRAAHIAVLDSELFLEKFFLVAGLNYFK